ACGCATTCCCGCAAGCGCTTGCGCTATATCTGGCTTGCCTGGATCGCCTTGGGCTCTTTGGCCGGAACCACCGCAAGCCTATTTGGGGAAAAGCTCTTCGCGGGTAGCGACATCGGCCTGGGCGATGCGACCATGAGCCCGCTGCTTGCCTATGCCGGCACGGTCCTGCTCGGCTGGCCGGTCTTGGGCTTTTTCTACCTGCTCGGCACCAATAATCGGAAGCGCCGGGAGGGCCAACAGCTGCTCATCGAGCGCGCGGAGATGGCCGGCGCCGTCGAGCGCAACCGCATCGCCCGCGAGATGCATGACATCGTCGCCCACAACCTCGCTGGCGTCATTGCGCTTGCCGATGGCGCCCGGTTCGCCGCCACCAAAGACCCCAAGGTAGCCACGGAGGCGCTCGATACCATCGCCTCCACCTCGCGCGAGTCTTTAAAACAGATGCGCAGCCTGCTCTCCGTCTTGCGCGAAGAGGATTCGCGCGGGGAAACCAAGGCCCCAGGCACCTCAGACATCGCCGGGYTGTTTTCGGRGGCCCGGCGCGCCGGCTTCRATAYCMCCGTCTACGGMADGRAAAASCYMCCCGCCGATAGCGATGAGCTCTATCAATTCACCATCTACCGCATCGTGCAGGAGATGCTGACCAATATGCTCAAATACTCCAGCCAAAATAGGGGAACCCTGCGCTTTCGCAGCGATAGGTCGGCGCTTGTTATCGAGGGGCACAACCCCATGGCGCAGCCGGACAAGGACCACACGCCAGGCTACGGCCTCATCGGGATGAAAGAGCGCGTAAAGGCCTATGGTGGCAGTGTGTCCACCAAGGCCGAGGATGGAACGTTTGCAATCACCGTGGAGGTACCGCATGTCTAATCCGGAACAGGAACCTGAGCCCATTCGCATTGCGCTTGTCGATGACCAACCGCTCCTGCGCGCCGGGTTCGCCATGCTGATCGGCTCGCAGGAGGATATGAGCGTGGTCTGGCAGGCCTCCGATGGCGATGAGGTACTGGACCTTGCGCGGCAAGAGCCCGTCGATATCATCCTCATGGACGTGCAAATGGCGCGGGTCAACGGCATTGCGGCCACGGAGGAAGTTCTCCCAGAATTCCCGGAGACCAAGGTCATCATGCTGACCACCTTTGATGATCACAACTTTGTCCACGGCGCAATCTCTGCTGGGGCGTCTGGATTCTTGCTCAAAGACGTCGAGCCCGAGGAGCTGCTCTCCGCCATTCGCACCGTGCACTCGGGCGAGGCCGTGCTTTCGCCGCGCATTACCGCCCAGGTGCTCCAACAAGTCCGCAGCGAGGAGGGTGGGGATAGCGGGGGGAAGGAGCACTCGGCTTCGCATACCGCTGCGGCAGCGCAGCCCGGCGCCGATGCCGCCATGACCCCGCCTGCAGCGGAGCTCACCCCGCGCGAGATGGATATTTTAAGGCTCATGGCGCTGGGGTATTCCAATACCGAAATATCCGAAGAGGAATTTGTCTCCATGGCAACGGTCAAGACCCACGTGCGCCACGTGCTGACCAAGACTGGGTCCCGCGACCGCGTCCAGGCCGTGCTGTATGCCTATACCCATGGGGTAGTCACCGTAGAGGAGCTGCTTTCTCATCCCCAGGGATGAACGGCTAAATCCGCCTCGAGGATGGTTACTTCGCGCCGGGAAAGCGCCAGGATAAAACCATGCTCACAGTCACACAGCTTTCCAAGAAATACGGTTCCTTTACAGCAGTAGACAACCTCTCCTTCGAGGTTCCCGATGGCCAGGTCACCGGGTTCCTTGGACCCAATGGTYCCGGCAAAYCCMCCACGATGCGCATGTGCGTCGGTCTARAAAAYCCCMCCYCCGGCACCGCCACTTTCGATGGCACCCCATTTCGCGAACTATCCGATCCTGCCTCCATGGTGGGCACTCTGCTCGATGCCAACTGGTTCCACCCCGGCCGCAGCGCCCGCGCGCACCTGGGCTATATGGCAGCACTGCAGGGGGTATCGATGAATCACGTCGATGACACCCTGGAGCGCGTCGGGCTCGGAAAGGTGGCGAAAAAGCGCATCGGGGGCTATTCGCTTGGTATGAAACAGCGCCTGGGCCTCGCCTGCGCCATGGTGGGACAGCCCAAGCACTTGCTTCTCGATGAACCCGTCAACGGCCTCGACCCCGAAGGCGTGCACTGGATGCGCGACCGCATCCGCGAATTCGCCGCCGGGGGATGCTCCGTGCTGGTGTCGTCCCACCTGCTCTCAGAAATGCAGCTCACGGCGGACCGCCTAGTGGTCATCGGCAAGGGCAAGCTCGTCGGCGAAGGCACGGTAGAAGAATTCGTCAACGCCTCTGGTGCTACCACCGTGGAGGTCGTCGTGGACCAGCCCGAAGAGCTGGCTCGCCTGCTGCACGATTCGCAGGCGGAGACCTCCTTTGATGGGGAAGTGCTGCGCATTACCGGTCTAGACCGCGACGAGGTCGGCCAATTGTGCTTTGACCACCGCATCCGCATCAGCAGCCTTGAGGTCAAGCATCCCTCCTTAGAAGACGCCTTCCTCGGCGCTACCGCAGACCACCTGGACTACCGCTCCGCATAACTCGCTTAAGAAAGGCAGATGACGAGCCATGAATACCATCGTTTCCGAATCCCGCAAGATATTTTCCCTGCGCTCAACGTGGGTATACCTCGCTATCATCACCGTCGGGCTGACAGCCGCCAACGTGCTGATGGGAGCTATCCGCAATGACGACAGCGCCCTCCAATCCTCTGACCTAGCCATCGGCGCCATCTTCGCCGTGGTCATCATGATCTTTTCTTCGGCCACGCTCGTCGGTGGCGACTTACAGAAAGGCACCGTAGCCTGGAGCTACCTATCTACCAACCGGCGTTTACAAGTGCTTTCGAGCCAGATCCTCGTCATTACCGTGGCTAACGTTGCCGCCGCGGCCTTGGCAGGCATCCTCGGAATGTTGTTTAACGCTGCGCTCGGCAGCTCGTATGACTTCTCCAGCTTCGTGCACTACCCAGATAACGCCGTGTTCCTATTTACCTTTGTGGAATACATCGTCTACACCCTGCTCGCTACCGGCTTGGCATATATCCTGCGCAGCGGCACTTTCGCGGCCATGTTGCTCATTATTGAGTACTTCGTCATCGAAAGCGTACTGACCTCGATGGATATGGGCTGGGCCAAAATCATCCTGCAGATTTTGCCCGATGCCAACCTGCGCACCTTCTTCCAAGGCCAAAACACCTTCGGGCTCATGGCCCCGCAGTGGGTATCCGGCGTTATCGTCCTAGCCATGGTGGTAGCTGTCCTCGGTGGGGCAGCGGCCGTCCAGCGCCGCCGCGCCGTGGTCTAAGCTCCTGCCAGGCACTCACACCCTACGGGGATACGACGAGGGTAAGCTCCCGTGAGCCGTGCGGCGGTTCCTCCACCGTCATGCCGGCCGCGCGGGCGATAGCGGCGACATCGGCGGCGCTGAAGGCATCGGCGGGCGRAAGCGCCMGCYCCCGGGCCMGCAGGCCTTTAAAGTGCTTWTTAAAGTGGCTGACCACCTTGCGCGAGCCATCCGGTTGCACGCTTTCCACCCGCACCGTCACCGCCGAAGGCAGCCGGCCCAATTGCTGGTAGGTGCCCGATCGCAGATCCACAACCAGCTCGTCGATGTTTTCTAGTGCCTGCGTTATCTGCTTGCCCCAAAAAGACTTCATGGTGCGACCGCCCAGCTTGGTTCCGCCCGATAAGCGGTAATGGGGGATGGGGTCGTCGGCGCGCAGGAGGCCGAAGAGGGCATCGCCAATAGCAAGGCGGCTCCACGAGGGAAGGGTGGATGCCGAAAGTGCATCAAAAAGCACGCCAGTATAGCGCTCGACCGCCGGCATGGTGGGGGTGGTAAAAAGCTGGCTGTTGGATTCGGCCTCACTGCGCAGCTTTTCCGAGAGCTTCAGCGTCACCATCGCCTCATCAACGGGAAGAGACTGCAGCTCAGCGGCGATTTCGCGCCGCGTATCGGTAAGTTCTGGAAAAGATAGGTGCGCAAAATCGAGCGGCTTTCCCGTGCCGCCATGGGCCTTGGTTTCTGAAGGAGGGAGGACAATGAGCATATAGATAGGGTAGCGATGTATATTTTGACCATGATTACCCGCCTTTCTGAACTATTTCTCCGCACCCTTCGCGAGGACCCAGCCGATGCCGAGGTCCCCAGCCACAAGCTGCTGGTGCGTGCCGGTTACGTGCGCCGCGTCGCGCCGGGCATTTATACCTGGCTGCCATTAGGGCTGCGCACCCTGCGCAAGATTGAAGACGTGGTACGCCAAGAAATGGATGCCATTGGCGGGCAAGAGATGCTTTTCCCAGCGCTGCTACCGCGCGAGCCCTATGAAAAGACCAACCGGTGGGTGGAATACGGTCCCAACCTATTCCGGCTGCAGGACCGCAAGAATGCGGACCTGCTGCTGGGGCCAACACACGAGGAAATGTTTGCCAATGCCGTAAAGGACATGTACTCCTCGTACAAGGATTTCCCGGTCACCCTGTATCAGATTCAGACGAAGTACCGCGATGAGGAACGCCCCCGCGCCGGGGTGCTGCGCGGGCGCGAGTTCGTGATGAAGGATTCCTACTCCTTCGATATGAACGATGAGGGCTTAGACTCCTCCTACGCCCGTCACCGCAAGGCATATCAGAATATTTTTGACCGCTTGGAAATCGATTACGCCATTTGTAAGGCCACTTCTGGCGCGATGGGCGGATCCGCCTCCGAGGAGTTCTTGGCGCTTTCTGAGGTGGGCGAAGACCTTTTTGTTCGCTCCACCGAAGGCGATTATGCGGCCAATGTAGAGGCGGTCGTGACCCAAGCGCCCCCMGAAAAGGACATTGCGGGKCAGCCCGCGGCAAAGGAATATCGTACCCCGGATGCCGCCACCATTGAAGCGCTGGTGCACTGGGCGAAGACCGAGGACATAGCGGTCGACGGCCATGAGGCTCGGGCCGCGGATATCCTCAAGTGCGTCATGGTGGAGGTAACTCACCCGGCGCTAGAGGATGCTGAAGAGAAGAAGGAATTGGCGGCGATTCTGATCCCGGGCGACCGCGAACTAGATCCCAAGCGCCTTGAAGCGGCCTTGGAACCGGCAGAATTCACCCTGGCAAGCGATAAGATCTATGCGCAATACGATTTCTTGGAACAGGGCTTTGTGGGCCCGCGCGCGCTGAACTCCAATGGCGTGAAGGTCTTTGCCGATCCCCGCGTGGTCAAGGGATCTTCCTGGATCACCGGCGCGGATGCGCAAAACTGCTACGTCGTGGGCTGCGTGGCCGGCCGCGATTTCCACGTCGATGAGTTCGTGGAAGCAGCAGAGGTCAAAGAGGGCGATCCCGCACCGGATAACCAGGGCACCTTGGCCTTGCAGCGAGGCATCGAGCTGGGCCACATCTTCCAGTTGGGCCGCAAGTACACCGAGGCCTTTGACGTGCAAATCCTCGATGAAAACGGCAAGCGCGCCATCCCCACGATGGGCTCTTATGGCATCGGCATCTCCCGCATGCTGGCCGTGCTGGCAGAGCAGCGCCACGATGAAAAGGGCCTGAATTGGCCGGTGGCGGTGGCGCCGTACCAAGTGCACGTGGCGGTGGCGAATAAGGATGCAGCGGCCATGGAGGCCGGCGATAAGCTGGTAGAAGAGCTATCCCAGGCAGGCCTTGAGGTGCTTTTCGATGACCGCCCCAAGGTCTCCCCGGGCGTGAAGTTCAAAGATGCAGAGTTACTTGGCATGCCCTTTGTGGCCATCTTGGGACGCGCCTTCAAAGACGGCATCATTGAGCTGCGCATCCGCGGGCAGGAACCTCTGGAAGTTCCGGCGGAGAAAATCGTGGATAAACTCCTCGAGCTTGTGCGGGCTTAACTTAAAGCACCGCGCCAAGGCCCAGCGCTCATAAGCAGGGGCAAGGTAGCCTGGGGAAGCATGAGACTTAATAAATACGTGCTCCCCATGGCCCTTATTACGATGGGCACGCTGCATTTCCTGCGCGCTAAAAATTTTGAATCTATCGTGCCGCCGCAGCTGCCGGGCTCGCCGCGGTTGTATAACTTTGCTTCCGGCGCCTGGGAAATAGCTACCGGCTGTTTGCTCACTGAACGCGCCACTCGCGAGTCCGGTGGCGCGTCAGCCGCGGCGCTATTTCTTGCCGTGTGGCCGGCGAATATGTACCACGCCTGGATCGAGCGCGACGCGGGATGGCCGAAGAAGCTGTATCACATCATTCGGTTGCCGCTGCAGATTCCGTTGATTCGCTACGCATGGAAGATCGCGCAGGGTAGGACATAAAACCAAAAAGAACCGACTCCCCAATTTTCCAAGAAAATAGATACCCAGAGGAAATCGGGGGTCGGTAGCTTGCGTGATGCCGCCGCTAGCGCAGCATCACGCGACCGCTGCGGGCGGAAGAGGTTTAGCCAGCCACGGGGCCGCCGCAATTAGGCCATGCGCCAGCTCCCTGGTTTGCAAGAACATTTTCAGCGATTTCAATCTGCTGCTCCTTTGTGGCTTGGTCAGCGGTAGCCGCGTACTGGGTGCCGCCGCTACCGGCCCAGGTTTGCTGGGAGAACTGCAGTCCGCCGTGGTAGCCGTTGCCGGTGTTGATGTGCCAGTCACCGCCGGACTCGCACGCGGCGACTTGGTCCCAGGCGCTCGCCGGGGCTGCATTGGCGGCTGGTGCGGCAATGCCGGCGATGCCCAACGTAGCTGCGGCCATAGTAAGCAAGGTCTTCTTAGTACGCATTGAGAAAGCACTCCTTCTCATTGTGTTTTGGGCTTGTGGAATCTCCATCAAGCACGTAATCCACCAAGTTACGTAGGGGTTGGACGAATTATCAATGAATATCGGCCTATAATTCGCTGATTTTTCGCTGCCCACCGGACAGTGAATGTTCAGGTAGGCGCGGTGGGAAAAACGGGAACTATGCGGCCTTGGCTTCGGCGGCGGTGCCGATTAACCAGTTCAGCCACTCCTGGTTTGGGCTTTCTTGTTGTGCGGCAGCCACCGCGGCCGCGTGCCATTTGTCGGCGTCTCGTTCAACCAAGGTATCGAGGAAGGTGGCAGCGGAGTCCGCATCGCTGGGAAGCGTGGCTGCGCCGGAGGAATAGGCAGGCTCCGGCTGGGGAGCCTCGCCATTTTGGCTAAGCGCCTCTTGCAGTTGGTCGATGCGGCGATGATGGAGGCTTAAAAGCGTATCGATGCGCCCCTCGGCAGCAGGTTCGCTATAAGCCCGAGCGAAATCCAGGCCAAAGACCTGCTCGTATTCCCACTGCAACAAATCAGCCGCGCTCTCGCGGTGCGGCTGGGAGAGCGTGGGGATATCGGGGGCATCGCCAGGCAGCCAAGCATTAAGCGTGATGGCCTGTTGGGTAACTATCGGCCGCGACTCAGAGCTGACTTCATCGGCGGCTTCCGTGGTGGCCGAGGCGGCTTCTTCTAGTACCTGGGAGGAATCTGGGGCCGGCGGTGCCTGCGTGGGCCGTTCCACCTCACAGCTGTGCGGGAGGTTTCCTTGGTCATCGGTGCCGCAGAGGCGCGCGATCTCCTCATACAGCGCATCGGCTTGGGAGCTGCGCATATCCGCGGCCGCATCATCGACGCCCTGGAGGGCGAGGCTATCGCTAGCGGCGGCCACGGCAAGGCGCTCGAGTGCGTCTTCTGGGCGCGGGCCAAAATAGTCGACGACGGAATCGACCGCGGAACAGCCCGCGAGTGCGGGCAGGGCGGCAGTCGAGGCTACACAGGTTAAAGCAATACGTCGGCGGTTCACCCAAAAGACT
This is a stretch of genomic DNA from Corynebacterium accolens. It encodes these proteins:
- a CDS encoding proline--tRNA ligase; the protein is MITRLSELFLRTLREDPADAEVPSHKLLVRAGYVRRVAPGIYTWLPLGLRTLRKIEDVVRQEMDAIGGQEMLFPALLPREPYEKTNRWVEYGPNLFRLQDRKNADLLLGPTHEEMFANAVKDMYSSYKDFPVTLYQIQTKYRDEERPRAGVLRGREFVMKDSYSFDMNDEGLDSSYARHRKAYQNIFDRLEIDYAICKATSGAMGGSASEEFLALSEVGEDLFVRSTEGDYAANVEAVVTQAPPEKDIAGQPAAKEYRTPDAATIEALVHWAKTEDIAVDGHEARAADILKCVMVEVTHPALEDAEEKKELAAILIPGDRELDPKRLEAALEPAEFTLASDKIYAQYDFLEQGFVGPRALNSNGVKVFADPRVVKGSSWITGADAQNCYVVGCVAGRDFHVDEFVEAAEVKEGDPAPDNQGTLALQRGIELGHIFQLGRKYTEAFDVQILDENGKRAIPTMGSYGIGISRMLAVLAEQRHDEKGLNWPVAVAPYQVHVAVANKDAAAMEAGDKLVEELSQAGLEVLFDDRPKVSPGVKFKDAELLGMPFVAILGRAFKDGIIELRIRGQEPLEVPAEKIVDKLLELVRA
- a CDS encoding ABC transporter permease, with product MNTIVSESRKIFSLRSTWVYLAIITVGLTAANVLMGAIRNDDSALQSSDLAIGAIFAVVIMIFSSATLVGGDLQKGTVAWSYLSTNRRLQVLSSQILVITVANVAAAALAGILGMLFNAALGSSYDFSSFVHYPDNAVFLFTFVEYIVYTLLATGLAYILRSGTFAAMLLIIEYFVIESVLTSMDMGWAKIILQILPDANLRTFFQGQNTFGLMAPQWVSGVIVLAMVVAVLGGAAAVQRRRAVV
- a CDS encoding DUF4439 domain-containing protein, encoding MNRRRIALTCVASTAALPALAGCSAVDSVVDYFGPRPEDALERLAVAAASDSLALQGVDDAAADMRSSQADALYEEIARLCGTDDQGNLPHSCEVERPTQAPPAPDSSQVLEEAASATTEAADEVSSESRPIVTQQAITLNAWLPGDAPDIPTLSQPHRESAADLLQWEYEQVFGLDFARAYSEPAAEGRIDTLLSLHHRRIDQLQEALSQNGEAPQPEPAYSSGAATLPSDADSAATFLDTLVERDADKWHAAAVAAAQQESPNQEWLNWLIGTAAEAKAA
- a CDS encoding transglycosylase family protein — encoded protein: MRTKKTLLTMAAATLGIAGIAAPAANAAPASAWDQVAACESGGDWHINTGNGYHGGLQFSQQTWAGSGGTQYAATADQATKEQQIEIAENVLANQGAGAWPNCGGPVAG
- a CDS encoding DoxX family protein, producing the protein MRLNKYVLPMALITMGTLHFLRAKNFESIVPPQLPGSPRLYNFASGAWEIATGCLLTERATRESGGASAAALFLAVWPANMYHAWIERDAGWPKKLYHIIRLPLQIPLIRYAWKIAQGRT
- a CDS encoding ATP-binding cassette domain-containing protein, with translation MLTVTQLSKKYGSFTAVDNLSFEVPDGQVTGFLGPNGXGKXXTMRMCVGLXNPXXGTATFDGTPFRELSDPASMVGTLLDANWFHPGRSARAHLGYMAALQGVSMNHVDDTLERVGLGKVAKKRIGGYSLGMKQRLGLACAMVGQPKHLLLDEPVNGLDPEGVHWMRDRIREFAAGGCSVLVSSHLLSEMQLTADRLVVIGKGKLVGEGTVEEFVNASGATTVEVVVDQPEELARLLHDSQAETSFDGEVLRITGLDRDEVGQLCFDHRIRISSLEVKHPSLEDAFLGATADHLDYRSA
- the yaaA gene encoding peroxide stress protein YaaA gives rise to the protein MLIVLPPSETKAHGGTGKPLDFAHLSFPELTDTRREIAAELQSLPVDEAMVTLKLSEKLRSEAESNSQLFTTPTMPAVERYTGVLFDALSASTLPSWSRLAIGDALFGLLRADDPIPHYRLSGGTKLGGRTMKSFWGKQITQALENIDELVVDLRSGTYQQLGRLPSAVTVRVESVQPDGSRKVVSHFXKHFKGLXARXXALXPADAFSAADVAAIARAAGMTVEEPPHGSRELTLVVSP
- a CDS encoding response regulator produces the protein MSNPEQEPEPIRIALVDDQPLLRAGFAMLIGSQEDMSVVWQASDGDEVLDLARQEPVDIILMDVQMARVNGIAATEEVLPEFPETKVIMLTTFDDHNFVHGAISAGASGFLLKDVEPEELLSAIRTVHSGEAVLSPRITAQVLQQVRSEEGGDSGGKEHSASHTAAAAQPGADAAMTPPAAELTPREMDILRLMALGYSNTEISEEEFVSMATVKTHVRHVLTKTGSRDRVQAVLYAYTHGVVTVEELLSHPQG